AAATGATATTTTAAATAATGTAGTTATCGATACGGAAACAAATAAAGCAATAATTATTAAAAATACAATATTTAGAACAAATGATGATACTAATATTAGTAATAAAATTGAGATAGATGTTGGAATAGATCAATATGAAACTATGAGACAAAGTATTTTTAAAGATTTTTCAGTTTTTGGAGTAGATTTTTCTGATTTTAATTTGACAAGGCAAAAAGTAGAGGGAGAAGCTTATATAGAAAAAGAATTAGATTTATTTGATATTACAAATGAATTTAAAGAACCTTTAAAAATCTTTATTATGAAAAGGAAAAATTCTAATTTTCTTGAAGGATTTATTGTCTATAAATTTAAAGAGAATAAATATGAATTGATTTCTGCTACAAATTTGAGAAAACTTAAATATATAGAATTTCCAAATATTACTCCAGAAATTGCAGAACAACAAATTAGAAAGAAATTTAATATAAGCAATGGTGAAATTTTAAATTTTGAAAGTAAATTATTCCATATTGATAAAATAAGCTATCCAGTGTATAAGTTTATTTCTGACAAAAATCATTATCTAGTAAATGCAAATGATGGGTATGTACATTCTGTTAATTTTATAGATAAGTTTATTGAAGCTCAAACACAACAAAAAAGAAAACAAGAAGCAGAAAAAATACCATATAGTTTTTCTAAAATTGGTGAGGTGATTTTTGACTTTGATTCAGTTGATAGAGAATTTTATTCTGAGGATGATATAAAAGAAATGAGAAAAGAAGTAGAAGAAATAAATCAAGCTATTCGAGATGGTCTTTTAAAACTTGATGAAAACCTTAATACAATCTATGATAGGAGAGATTAGAAAACAGAGGATTTCTCCTCTTATTCTAGTCCTTCTCTTTTGAGGGCTTCTGCTTGATAGTGAGCGAATGCTGGTTCGATGAGGTCGTCCATCACTCCACCTTGCATTATCTCATCAAGTCGATAGAGAGTTAAGCCAATTCGGTGATCTGTGATTCGGTTTTGAGGATAGTTGTAAGTTCGGATTCGTTCGCTTCGATCTCCACTTCCAACTTGAGCAAGTCTATTTTCTTTTTCACTTGCCATTTTCTCTCTCATTTCAATTTCAAAAAGCCTAGCTTTAAGAACTTTCATAGCCTTATCTTTGTTTTTGTGTTGAGATTTTTCATCTTGGTTTGTAATAACAATTCCTGTTGGAAGGTGTGTTATTCTAACGGCAGAATCGGTAGTATTTACGGATTGCCCACCATTTCCAGATGCTCTCATCACATCAATTTTCAGATCATTTGAATTTATCTCGATTTCAACATCATCAACTTCTGGCATAATTGCGACAGTAATTGCCGAAGTATGAACACGACCTTGAGACTCGGTAGCTGGGACTCTCTGGACTCGATGAGTTCCACCCTCATATTTGAGACGACTATATACTTTATCGCCTTTTACGAGAACTACAACCTCTTTATAACCACCAAAATCACTTTCACTCGTTGACATAATTTCAGTTTTCCAACCTTTTGACTCAATGTATCTCATGTAAGTTTGGAAAAGGTTTCCGACAAAAATCGCAGCTTCGTCGCCACCTGTTCCAGCTCTCATTTCTACAAAAACATTTCGGTCGTCGTTCGGATCAGTTGGAATTAGAAGAGTTTTAATGTCGCTTTCAAGTTGCGGAACTCGACTCTCAAAATCTCGTAATTCCTCTTTTGCAAGTTCGCCAAGTTCAGGATCAGAAAGTAGCGATTTGCTTTCCGCGATTCCCTCGACAACTTCGATATATTCTCGAGCTTTTTCAACAAGTGGAAGTAAATCGGATTGCTCTTTTGAGAGCTGTGTCATTCTTTTAATATCAGTAAGAACAGTCTCAGAAGAGAGGAGAGAATTTATCTCCTCATATCTGTCAATAAAGGGTTGTAATCTCTCGTTTAACATAAAATTATGCTTGTTGGCTTAAAGTATTTACAAGTTTAGAGAGTCGGCTAACTCGTCTTGAAGCAGTTCCTTTTTTGAAGAAACCTTTGCTCACATAAGCATGGAAAGTTTTGTTAGCAATTTTGAAGTTTTTGTTAGCTTCTTCTACATTACCAGCTTCAACTGCTTCTCTAATAGCTTTTGTGATATTTTTAACTCTTGTTCGGTAAAATCTGTTTCTTTCAGTCTTTTTAATTGTTTGACGAATTCGCTTTTCAGCAGATTTATGATTTGCCATTCTGTTCCTTTTCTATCTTTTAGAGAATTGAGGGCTTCTTCTCGCTTTTCTTCTACCGTATTTCTTTCTCTCAACAACTCTCGCATCTCGAGTAAGAAGACCTTCAGGTTTAAGAATAGCTCTGAATGCTTCATCATAGCTGTTAAGTGCTTTTGAAATTCCGTGTCGAACAGCATCAGCTTGACCAGAAAAACCACCACCTTGAACTTTAACTTTAATATCAACTAAAGTAACTTGCTCAGTTAAAACGAGAGGTTGTAAAACTCTTTTTTTCTTAGCTTCTAAACCACC
The nucleotide sequence above comes from Thiovulum sp. ES. Encoded proteins:
- a CDS encoding peptide chain release factor 1 (PFAM: PCRF domain; RF-1 domain~TIGRFAM: peptide chain release factor 1), with amino-acid sequence MLNERLQPFIDRYEEINSLLSSETVLTDIKRMTQLSKEQSDLLPLVEKAREYIEVVEGIAESKSLLSDPELGELAKEELRDFESRVPQLESDIKTLLIPTDPNDDRNVFVEMRAGTGGDEAAIFVGNLFQTYMRYIESKGWKTEIMSTSESDFGGYKEVVVLVKGDKVYSRLKYEGGTHRVQRVPATESQGRVHTSAITVAIMPEVDDVEIEINSNDLKIDVMRASGNGGQSVNTTDSAVRITHLPTGIVITNQDEKSQHKNKDKAMKVLKARLFEIEMREKMASEKENRLAQVGSGDRSERIRTYNYPQNRITDHRIGLTLYRLDEIMQGGVMDDLIEPAFAHYQAEALKREGLE
- a CDS encoding ribosomal protein S20 (PFAM: Ribosomal protein S20~TIGRFAM: ribosomal protein S20), with product MANHKSAEKRIRQTIKKTERNRFYRTRVKNITKAIREAVEAGNVEEANKNFKIANKTFHAYVSKGFFKKGTASRRVSRLSKLVNTLSQQA
- a CDS encoding ribosomal protein S9 (PFAM: Ribosomal protein S9/S16) gives rise to the protein MRKIYATGKRKSSIAKVWLQPGSGQITVNDLSLDAWLGGLEAKKKRVLQPLVLTEQVTLVDIKVKVQGGGFSGQADAVRHGISKALNSYDEAFRAILKPEGLLTRDARVVERKKYGRRKARRSPQFSKR